A region from the Cryptosporangium arvum DSM 44712 genome encodes:
- a CDS encoding DUF4185 domain-containing protein: MPTAAFPDAEAAEAPPNGGRTRRPLRRPIVTALLAYLVTLVAAGFVIDAGDAQQPAAPPPSPSRPAPVHAAPTREPAPPMSDVIPDRPGVARVDRLDPVHQQGRVTGRDNGQSTRYGDRSVWVFADTELTKPDAFLSNTAASTVDLTGGDGITLTAADVGGTAGDLHDEFLPWADAERTFERAHAKNCVVRYCGVTFALWPGPVIADPQRHRVIVLYHKLCRGGAAKAPCSQRYGQDIGSGVAAVDMRTYRVTRLTAGNVEPLSSIEGRDPTLFFGPDTRYASAAVVAGDDVYVYGDCRTDDVRCRVAKVPLAKIADRSAWRFYGGDGWWSADPADAVATIRAGGAGNTVLWNPALEAWVNVYMEYGSHEVRAQVGGAPYGPWSDPFTVTDTDPGEYGTNYAAYAHPEYAERDGLVQYVTYYQQFSGAQKLLRVTFSP; the protein is encoded by the coding sequence GTGCCGACCGCTGCCTTCCCGGACGCGGAGGCGGCCGAGGCGCCCCCGAACGGTGGCCGCACGCGCCGCCCGCTACGCCGGCCGATCGTTACGGCGCTGCTGGCCTACCTGGTCACGCTGGTCGCGGCCGGGTTCGTGATCGATGCCGGGGACGCGCAGCAACCCGCGGCGCCCCCGCCCTCGCCGTCCCGGCCGGCGCCGGTGCACGCGGCACCGACCCGCGAGCCCGCGCCGCCGATGAGCGACGTGATCCCCGACCGGCCCGGCGTGGCCCGCGTCGACCGGCTCGACCCGGTGCACCAGCAGGGCCGGGTCACCGGCCGCGACAACGGGCAGAGCACCCGGTACGGAGACCGGTCGGTCTGGGTGTTCGCCGACACCGAGCTGACGAAGCCCGACGCGTTCCTCTCGAACACCGCGGCGTCCACCGTGGACCTGACCGGGGGCGACGGGATCACGCTCACCGCGGCCGACGTGGGCGGCACCGCCGGTGATCTGCACGACGAGTTCCTGCCCTGGGCCGACGCCGAGCGCACCTTCGAGCGCGCCCACGCGAAGAACTGCGTGGTGAGGTACTGCGGCGTGACGTTCGCGCTCTGGCCCGGCCCGGTGATCGCCGACCCGCAACGGCACCGGGTGATCGTGCTCTACCACAAGCTCTGCCGGGGTGGCGCGGCGAAGGCGCCGTGCTCGCAGAGGTACGGCCAGGACATCGGCTCCGGCGTGGCCGCCGTCGACATGCGCACGTACCGGGTCACCCGGTTGACCGCCGGGAACGTCGAACCGCTGAGCAGCATCGAAGGTCGCGACCCGACGCTGTTCTTCGGCCCGGACACCCGGTACGCGTCGGCCGCGGTGGTGGCCGGCGACGACGTCTACGTCTACGGCGACTGCCGGACCGACGACGTCCGGTGCCGGGTGGCGAAGGTGCCGCTGGCGAAGATCGCCGACCGGTCGGCGTGGCGGTTCTACGGCGGCGACGGCTGGTGGTCGGCCGACCCGGCCGACGCGGTGGCCACGATCCGGGCCGGCGGGGCGGGCAACACCGTGCTCTGGAACCCGGCGCTCGAGGCCTGGGTCAACGTCTACATGGAGTACGGCTCGCACGAGGTGCGCGCGCAGGTGGGCGGGGCCCCTTACGGGCCGTGGTCGGATCCGTTCACGGTGACCGACACCGACCCCGGCGAGTACGGCACGAACTACGCCGCCTACGCCCACCCGGAGTACGCCGAGCGCGACGGGCTGGTGCAGTACGTGACGTACTACCAGCAGTTCAGCGGCGCCCAGAAACTGCTGCGGGTGACGTTCAGCCCTTGA